A single region of the Metarhizium brunneum chromosome 6, complete sequence genome encodes:
- the TIF34 gene encoding Eukaryotic translation initiation factor 3 subunit I gives MRPILLSGHERALTQIRYNLDGDIIFSVAKDQQICAWFSHNGERLGTYHGHVGAIWTVDVDPTSTMIASGSADNTIRLWDVKSGKCLKVWEFPTAVKRVEFNEDGTRLLGVTEKRMGYLSNIVVIDINPDVEAEQSDEKALTIVCDESKATVAGWSNMSKYIIAGHEDGSVSQYDSKTGDLLDNVPIHELNQPIVDLQWAPDRTYFITACKDKTAKLIAARDLTVLKNYVADTPLNSATITPKKDFVILGGGQAAMDVTRTSARQGKFEARFYHKIFEDEVGRVRGHFGPLNTVAVDPTGKSYASGGEDGYVRVHHFDKGYYDFLYEVERERNNRMQ, from the exons ATGAGACCCATTCTCCTTTCTGGGCACGAGCGTGCGCTCACTCAGATTCG CTACAACCTCGATGGCGATATCATCTTCTCTGTCGCCAAGGATCAGCAGATTTGCGCCTGGTTTTCGCATAATGGCGAGCGTCTCGGAACCTACCACGGCCATGTTGGTGCCATCTGGACCGTCGATGTCGACCCTACCTCAACCATGATCGCCTCTGGTTCTGCCGATAACACCATCCGCCTCTGGGACGTCAAGAGCGGCAAGTGCCTCAAGGTCTGGGAGTTCCCCACCGCCGTCAAGCGTGTCGAGTTCAACGAGGATGGCACCAGGCTTCTCGGTGTCACGGAAAAGCGCATGGGCTACCTGAGTAacattgtcgtcatcgacatcaaccccgacgtcgaggccgagcAGAGCGACGAGAAGGCTTTGACCATTGTCTGCGACGAATCCAAGGCCACGGTTGCAGGATGGAGCAACATGAGCAAGTACATCATTGCTGGACACGAGGATGGTAGTGTCAGCCAGTACGACAGCAAGACCGGCGACCTCTTGGATAACGTCCCCATCCACGAACTCAATCAGCCCATTGTCGACCTGCAGTGGGCTCCCGACCGCACCTACTTCATCACTGCttgcaaggacaagaccgcCAAG CTCATTGCTGCCCGCGATCTCACCGTGCTGAAGAACTACGTCGCCGATACTCCCCTGAACAGCGCCACCATCACCCCCAAGAAGGACTTTGTTATCCTCGGCGGTGGTCAGGCCGCCATGGATGTCACCCGTACTTCCGCTCGACAGGGTAAATTCGAAGCCCGTTTCTACCACAAGATCTTCGAGGACGAGGTCGGCCGCGTGCGAGGCCACTTCGGTCCCCTCAAcaccgtcgccgtcgacccCACGGGCAAGAGCTACGCCAGCGGTGGAGAGGACGGCTACGTCCGTGTTCACCATTTTGACAAGGGTTACTACGACTTTCTGTACGAAGTCGAGAGGGAACGAAACAACCGAATGCAGTAA
- the ISW2 gene encoding ISWI chromatin-remodeling complex ATPase ISW2, producing the protein MAPRSRASGLDTDASMSDAPEYRRGEEMEVDETPDYTDSDTNPNTTASSVVGEPLTDGRKRRSEANQLRRSIFGRKHDRLGESKEDDTIRRFRYLLGLTDLFRHFIETNPDPKIRDIMAEIDRQNNEAAHSKKGAGRQGGATSDRRRRTEAEEDAELLKDEKHGGSAETVFRDSPHFIQGQMRDYQVAGLNWLISLHENGISGILADEMGLGKTLQTISFLGYLRHIAGITGPHLITVPKSTLDNWKREFARWTPEVNVLVLQGAKEERHNLINERLVDEKFDVCITSYEMILREKAHLKKFAWEYIIIDEAHRIKNEESSLSQIIRLFQSRNRLLITGTPLQNNLHELWALLNFLLPDVFGDSEAFDQWFSGQDRDQDTVVQQLHKVLRPFLLRRVKSDVEKSLLPKKEVNVYLGMSDMQVKWYQKILEKDIDAVNGAGGKRESKTRLLNIVMQLRKCCNHPYLFEGAEPGPPYTTDEHLVYNAGKMAVLDKLLVRLQKQGSRVLIFSQMSRLLDILEDYCVFRDYKYCRIDGGTAHEDRIAAIDDYNKPGSEKFVFLLTTRAGGLGINLTTADIVILYDSDWNPQADLQAMDRAHRIGQTKQVVVYRFVTDNAIEEKVLERAAQKLRLDQLVIQQGRAQIAAKAAANKDELLSMIQHGAEKVFQSKGATGDLQGKKELHDDDIDAILNQGENRTKELNAKYEKLGIDDLQKFTSESAYQWNGENFANVKKDVGMNWINPAKRERKEQSYSMDKYFRQAMYGDPKGDGKPKAPRAPKQIPVQDYQFYPPRLRDLQDRETAYYRKEIGYKIPLPDGDEETLSDREAERALDQQEIDNATPLTEEEKKEKEELSTRGFGNWSRRDFQQFVNGSGKYGRHDYEGISNEIDSKTPAEIKAYAKVFWQRYTEIADYTKSIKVIEDGEERTRKIENQRKLLRKKMSQYRVPLQQLKINYSVSTTNKKVYTEEEDRFLLVLLDRYGIDSEGLYEKMRDDIRESPLFRFDWFFLSRTPTELSRRCTTLITTIVKEFEDVPARGSNGVNGKTKREPDDDNDEDSILGAPAKKKSKNGVKNKALDNVKSSKASSRAPSRASSVASTGSNTTSKGKKGKKRK; encoded by the exons ATGGCGCCGCGATCAAGAGCTAGCGGTTTGGACACCGACGCATCAATGTCAGATGCACCGGAATACCGTagaggagaagaaatg GAGGTCGACGAAACCCCAGACTACACAGATTCGGATACAAACCCCAACACAACGGCGAGCAGTGTTGTCGGAGAGCCGCTTACCGATGGGCGAAAACGCCGATCAGAAGCAAACCAATTGCGACGAAGCATCTTCGGCAGGAAGCACGACCGCCTAGGCGAATCGAAG GAAGATGATACAATTCGACGATTTCGATATCTTCTCGGTCTAACTGACCTCTTTCGTCACTTCATCGAGACGAATCCCGACCCCAAGATTCGAGACATCATGGCCGAGATTGATCGCCAAAATAACGAGGCAGCCCACAGCAAGAAAGGCGCTGGCCGACAGGGAGGAGCTACCAGTGACCGTCGCCGGCGAACCGAGGCCGAAGAAGATGCCGAACTTCTCAAGGATGAGAAGCACGGGGGTTCTGCCGAAACCGTGTTCCGTGACTCGCCACACTTTATTCAAGGGCAGATGAGAGATTACCAGGTCGCAGGCCTAAACTGGCTAATCTCTCTTCATGAGAATGGTATTTCTGGAATTCTTGCCGACGAAATGGGTCTCGGTAAGACTCTTCAAACAATTTCTTTCCTAGGATATCTTCGGCACATTGCGGGCATTACCGGTCCGCACTTAATCACTGTGCCAAAGTCGACACTTGATAACTGGAAGCGGGAGTTCGCCAGGTGGACGCCGGAGGTCAACGTTTTGGTTCTGCAAGGCGCCAAAGAAGAGCGACACAACCTTATCAACGAGCGCCTCGTGGACGAGAAATTCGATGTTTGCATTACCAGTTACGAAATGATCCTAAGAGAGAAGGCTCACCTGAAGAAATTTGCTTGGGAATACATCATTATTGATGAGGCACATCGTATCAAGAACGAGGAATCCTCCCTGTCTCAGATCATCCGACTGTTCCAGTCCCGAAACCGACTCCTCATCACAGGTACTCCTCTGCAAAACAACCTTCACGAACTTTGGGCTTTGTTGAACTTTCTGTTGCCCGATGTGTTTGGCGATTCCGAGGCATTTGACCAATGGTTCTCAGGTCAAGATCGTGATCAAGATACTGTTGTTCAGCAGCTGCACAAAGTACTGCGACCTTTTTTGCTGCGCCGAGTCAAGAGTGATGTCGAAAAGAGCTTGCTTCCAAAGAAGGAGGTCAATGTGTATTTGGGCATGTCTGATATGCAGGTCAAGTGGTATCAGAAGATCCTGGAGAAGGATATTGACGCCGTCAATGGCGCTGGTGGCAAGCGAGAGTCAAAGACTCGACTTCTCAACATTGTCATGCAGCTTCGAAAGTGCTGCAACCACCCATACCTCTTTGAGGGTGCTGAACCTGGTCCACCTTACACTACAGACGAACACTTGGTATACAACGCCGGAAAGATGGCTGTTTTGGACAAGCTCCTTGTCCGACTCCAGAAACAGGGTAGCAGAGTCCTCATTTTCTCCCAAATGAGTCGTTTGCTTGATATTCTTGAGGATTACTGCGTTTTCAGAGATTACAAGTACTGCCGTATTGATGGTGGAACCGCCCACGAAGACCGAATTGCTGCCATTGATGATTATAACAAGCCCGGCTCCGAGAAATTTGTCTTTCTATTGACCACCAGAGCTGGTGGTCTAGGTATCAATCTGACAACTGCCGACATTGTTATCCTGTACGATAGCGATTGGAATCCACAAGCCGATTTGCAGGCAATGGACCGTGCCCATCGTATCGGACAGACAAAGCAGGTGGTTGTGTATCGATTCGTGACCGACAATGCCATCGAGGAAAAGGTTTTGGAGCGCGCCGCACAAAAGCTCCGTCTTGATCAGTTGGTCATTCAACAAGGGCGTGCACAGAttgcggccaaggctgcaGCGAACAAGGATGAACTGTTGTCCATGATCCAGCATGGTGCAGAAAAGGTGTTCCAGTCCAAGGGCGCAACAGGAGACTTGCAGGGTAAAAAGGAGCTTCATGACGATGATATCGACGCCATCCTTAACCAGGGCGAAAATAGAACCAAAGAGCTCAACGCCAAGTATGAGAAGCTGGGAATTGACGACCTTCAGAAATTTACGTCGGAGTCCGCGTACCAATGGAATGGTGAAAATTTTGCCAACGTCAAGAAGGATGTCGGTATGAACTGGATCAATCCTGCGAAACGTGAGCGCAAGGAACAATCGTACTCTATGGACAAGTACTTCCGACAGGCCATGTACGGAGACCCCAAGGGTGATGGTAAACCTAAAGCTCCGCGCGCACCCAAGCAAATTCCTGTTCAAGACTACCAATTCTACCCACCACGTCTCCGAGATCTCCAAGACAGAGAGACGGCCTACTATAGAAAGGAAATTGGGTATAAGATCCCCCTTCCGGATGGTGACGAAGAGACTCTGTCTGATCGAGAAGCTGAACGGGCTCTCGATCAACAAGAAATCGACAATGCCACTCCACTGActgaggaggaaaagaaagagaaggaGGAATTATCAACACGAGGGTTCGGTAACTGGAGCCGAAGAGATTTCCAGCAGTTTGTCAATGGATCCGGCAAGTATGGGCGTCACGACTACGAGGGTATCTCGAATGAAATCGACAGCAAGACGCCTGCAGAGATCAAGGCATATGCCAAGGTCTTTTGGCAACGGTACACGGAAATTGCCGACTACACCAAATCCATCAAGGTAATCGAGGACGGAGAGGAACGTACGCGCAAGATTGAGAACCAGCGCAAGCTACTGCGCAAGAAGATGTCTCAGTACAGAGTGCCTCTGCAGCAGCTCAAGATCAACTATTCAGTCTCCACTACCAATAAGAAGGTGTAcacagaggaagaggaccGATTCCTGCTGGTCCTCCTCGACCGATACGGCATCGACTCAGAGGGCTTGTATGAAAAGATGCGTGATGACATTCGCGAGTCCCCCCTCTTCCGATTTGACTGGTTCTTCCTCAGCAGAACTCCGACCGAGCTCTCCCGCCGCTGCACAACCCTTATCACTACGATTGTTAAGGAATTTGAAGACGTGCCTGCACGGGGGTCCAACGGTGTCAATGGCAAAACTAAGCGTGAGCCagatgacgacaacgacgaggACAGTATCCTTGGTGCACCTGCGAAAAAGAAGTCCAAGAATGGCGTTAAG AACAAAGCTCTGGacaatgtcaagtcaagcaaGGCTTCCTCTAGAGCCCCTTCCCGCGCATCCAGCGTCGCCTCAACGGGTTCAAACACCACGTCTAAAGgcaaaaagggcaagaagagaaagtGA
- the hvcn1 gene encoding Voltage-gated hydrogen channel 1 yields MSDNSHIDHSAPLLPPGHRPSPSITRRALRHVHHLRRKGRVLLASRKKHFLVMFIVMLDVMALLANVFIQLIACEMHQSDEEWVVQIRETLETAALVFSSLFMVELAACLFSFGLEFLASWFHVFDSAVIVVSFVIDIASQGLAESIGSLVVVLRLWRLAKISEEVVLGATERMEMLEQQIEELEHENTALRLQLGLESHEHSSHE; encoded by the exons ATGTCCGACAACTCGCACATTGACCATTCCGCCCCCCTCCTACCGCCGGGCCATCGCCCCTCACCGTCCATAACCCGACGCGCCCTCCGCCACGTCCACCATCTCCGCCGCAAAGGCAGAGTCCTCCTCGCGTCCCGCAAGAAGCACTTTCTCGTCATGTTCATCGTCATGCTCGACGTAAtggcgctgctggccaacgTCTTCATCCAGCTAATCGCCTGTGAAATGCATCAAAGCGACGAGGAGTGGGTGGTGCAAATAAGGGAAACCTTGGAGACGGCGGCTCTGGTGTTCAGCAGCTTGTTCATGGTTGAGTTGGCCGCTTGTTTGTTCTCATTTGGCCTAGA ATTTCTTGCTTCGTGGTTTCACGTCTTTGACTCTGCCGTTATTGTGGTGAGCTTTGTTATTGATATTGCTTCCCAGGGTCTTGCCGAGTCTATTGGTTCCCTTGTTGTGGTGCTGCGTTTGTGGAGACTGGCCAAGATATCCGAGGAAGTTGTCCTGGGGGCGACGGAAAGAATGGAAATGTTAGAGCAGCAGATagaggagctggagcatGAGAATACCGCCCTGAGGTTGCAGTTGGGTTTGGAATCCCACGAGCATTCCAGTCACGAGTAG
- the pab2 gene encoding Polyadenylate-binding protein 2 → MSNTNHKEDKPAAQSAEHEQEAEVSAGEEEEITAMKRRVAEMEEEAKKLREMQATLEQQSADLADDKESVDARSIFVGNVDYSASPEEIQAHFQSCGSINRVTILLDKFTGQPKGYAYVEFTEPSLVAQALILNESVFKGRNIKVTPKRTNVPGMSRGRGRGGFRGGRGFHGRGGFPRGGYRGGYRGRGRGAHAPY, encoded by the exons ATGTCGAACACGAACCACAAGGAGGACAAGCCTGCCGCTCAGTCGGCTGAGCACGAGCAGGAGGCGGAAGTGTCGGCGGGTGAAGAG GAAGAGATCACGGCCATGAAGCGCCGTGTGGCTGAaatggaggaggaggccaagaagctgcgAGAGATGCAGGCCACCTTGGAGCAGCAGTCGGCTGATTTGGCAGATGACAAGGAGTCGGTTGATGCGCGAAGCATCTTTGTCGGAAACGTCGACTACTCTGCCTCTCCTGAGGAGATTCAGGCTCATTTCCAGAGCTGTGGATCGATCAACCGCGTGACTATCCTCTTGGACAAGTTTACCGGTCAGCCAAAGGG ATACGCCTATGTTGAGTTTACAGAACCCAGCCTGGTCGCCCAGGCCCTCATCCTAAACGAAAGCGTCTTCAAGGGCCGCAACATCAAGGTCACACCCAAGCGCACCAACGTTCCTGGCATGAGCCGAGGTCGTGGACGAGGAGGCTTCCGTGGAGGTCGAGGATTCCACGGTCGGGGTGGTTTCCCTCGTGGTGGCTACCGCGGCGGCTATAGGGGCCGTGGCCGGGGAGCTCACGCACCTTACTAG